AAACTCATCATACACATTACCATCTTTATCTTTTTTAGGTAATGGTAAAGGTCTTAGTGATTTACTTAGGATGGAGAAATTCTTAACCATTACGGTTTTTTCTCCAACTTGTGTTGTGAATAATTCACCTTCAATACCTATAAAGTCTCCTAAATCTAAAAGCTTTTTAAATACTGTATTATAAAGTGTTTTGTCTTCACCTTCACAAATTTCATCTCTGTTAAAGTAAACTTGAATTCGACCTGCGCTATCCTGCAATTGACCAAAAGATGCTTTTCCCTGAATGTTTTTCTGTAATAAACGCCCAGCAATTACAACTTTCTTACCATCTTCAAAGTTGTTTTTAATATCTGCAGTAGTTTGTTTGACAGGATATAAATCTGCTGGATATGGATTAATGCCCAACTCGCGCAGTTGGCTTAGTTTTTCGCGTCTTACGATTTCTTGTTCAGAGAGTTGCATTTACTTTAGTTTTAAGCGTGCAAAGATACCATTTATGTAGTAAGCAATCAATAGTTGTAACATTAGGATTTGTTTATAGACCTATTATATACATCAATCAAATCAAAACTTATATCATGGGATTTTTTAGAGTCTTACTTTCAATTTTGTTTCCACCTTTAGCTGTTATAGATAAAGGCTGTGGAAGTATTTTAATTGTTTTCTTACTAACACTTTGTGGATGGATTCCTGGAGTAATTGCAGCTTTGGTAATTTTAAATAACCCAAACCGATAAAAAAAAAAGCGAAATCAAATACATTTGATTTCGCTTTATATACCTATAAGGTGAACACTACTTTATGACTATTTTTTCGGTAATTTGATAGTCTCCGTTAGTTATTTTAATAAAATATACACCTTTTGAGGCTTGGCTAAAATTGAGAGTTCTGTTGAATGATTCTTGATGAGAAAAATGCTTAGTCGTAATGAGACGACCTCTAATATCTATTAGTGCTATCGAGATATCTTGTTTTGCTAAGGGATTAAATTGTACCGTAAAGTTTCCTGTTGAAGGGTTTGGGTAAATGGTAGTCCCAAAATTTTCATTTATATCTGTAGTTGCTAAAACACCATCAATTGTTATAGGAGCATCATTAACATCAAAGTACGAATTGCCCACAGGTACAATTTTTACTCTTGCAGTTGTAGTAAGGAGATTAGGTGCAGTTATATCTTGACTACCATCATTTGGTACATTAGATGCCAATGTCGTTGGAAATGTAATGCCATCATCCTCAGAAAACAAGATGTTTACATTTGTTGTGTTTATAGGTGCTTGATCTGTATTTGCAACATCCCAAGTAATTGTTTGACTAGAACCTGGCTCCCAAGTGGTTTCTGTATTTTGAGAAGTAATAATGAAAGGACCAGAAGAAGAGTCAACAGTTACAATAACATCATCAGAAGCAGAGCTTGCACCATTAGGTGCATTGTCTCTAACCGTTACTCTAAACTCCATTGTTCTGTTAACAGACGGTACAACTTCCCAAATATTTGCAGATAAGCCTTGCATAACAGTAAGCATATCTGGCATAAATCGAGTTCTTTCTGTAGTAGGAGGTAAAGACCTAAACATTGGTCCTAATGTATTTGTAGGATCTGGAGGCATAACCTCACCAATTTCTTCATCTATTTGTTCCCAGCAGTATGTAAGTTCATCATTGTCACTATCTATACCAATTGCATCTAGTTGAAAAGGCGTAGATGCTGGTATTGTAAAATCTGCTGGAGCAATAGCTTGCGGTGCAGTATTTCCAGTCGGAGTCTGTACTTCACAATCTTGTGTGTTTACATAATTCCAAATTTCATCTATACTTATGGCGTGAAAGTGAGCATCACTATTTGTTTGAACATTTGGAGCGCAAATACCTGCATATCCTAAGATAGTAGAGGCGCTTCCTGGCTCCATAGATGTACTGCCATTTCTTTGGCAGTCATTATTTTGTGTGTGATTTGCACCAAATTGATGTCCCATTTCGTGTGATACGTAATCTACCCAATAAGGATCTCCTGTTGGCTCTGGTAAACCTGTAACACCACCAGCTTTTTGTAAGCTACAAGGTACACCCAGAAATGCTACACCACCACCACCAGTACTGTACACATGACCTATATCATAATTTTCTTCTCCTATTATACCATCACACGTAGCTTGGTTTGTAGCAAGCATAGATACACCATCTTCATTAACATAAGGATCTGTAGCAAAATTTAGAAAAATTATGTCTTCATTATTGTCTACAATATCCATATGAATAGAAATATCTCTCTCGTAAATACCATTTACTCTTGTCATAGAAACATTCATAGCTTCTAAAACAACAGCTTTCTTTTCAGAATCTGGCGTTGTGATGTCTGTAATAGGAATACCTGCAGCATCTAAGTGAAACTGGGCATACTCTCCCGTACAAGCTAATGCCAATCTGTAGTTTCTTAATACACCATCATTTGCATTTTTACTAGATGACGAGTTAGGTAGTTGATTTAATGCTGAGTTACCAATAACCTCACATTGAAACGCTTCATCTGGAGCTGGAAGATTTTGGCGCTCATATGCCATATATGTTGCCTTATCTTTTGTGTAAGTGTCTATATAGAATGAGCCAAATTTTCCTGATGTAATCATAGCGTTTAAGCCCATTGTTGGAGAAACGCTAAAGTTAATAATGGTTGATTTGTTTTTTAAACTAACTCCTTTATAAGCTCTAATGTTTGGATGACTAGCTTGTAACCCATCTTGAAAGTTAGAGTTTTCTGTTACTCTAAAGGTTTCAAAATTACCATCTGCTAAAGGAAACTTTAATAAGACATCTTTGGCTTTGCTTAGATGTGTTTTAGATAATGTGTTTGAAAGAGAGTTTAAGTTTAAAGTGTATAATGAAAATTTAGTAGGGTTTGAACGTCTTAAAAATTGTGAAGATTGTTCTATTTTAGAAGCTTCGACTAATTGCCATAAATTTTCTTGAGAAAAGCCCGAGAAGACAAAACAACACAGCAATACAAATAATGTAATTTTTTTCATAGATGAGGATTCAATACTTAAAAATATGATTATTAAAGATAATTCATTAAAAACAGTTAATATATTAACGAAGTGCAAAATTAAAGCCCTATTTGTTGCTATGAATTCTATAAGATGTAGTGTAGTTTCGACAAAAGACTTAAAAAAGGTATTACTCATAAATTTTCACGAAATTTGCAGAGATGAATAAGCAAATTACACTTCAAAATTTAGGTCTTAAAGATTATAAGGACACTTGGGACTATCAAGAACAACTTTTTAAAGAAATTCTTGATTTGAAAATACGAAACAGAAGAGAAGACTTAGAGTTGGAAACCCCAAACTATCTTTTATTTGTTGAGCATCCTCACGTTTATACTTTAGGTAAAAGTGGTGACTTTGAAAACCTATTGGTTACAGAAGATTACCTTAAAGAGATTGATGCTACTTTTTACAAGATAAATAGAGGTGGCGATATTACTTATCACGGTCCAGGACAAATTGTTGGATACCCTATTTTAGATCTTGAAAATTTCTTTACAGATATACATAAGTATCTTAGGCTGTTAGAAGAAATGGTTATTCTTACCCTTAAAGATTACGGCATAACTTCTGAGCGTAGTAAAGGAGAGACAGGTGTTTGGTTAGATGTAGGTACACCGTTTGCACGAAAAATATGTGCAATGGGTGTTAGGGCAAGCCGTTGGGTAACTATGCATGGATTTGCTTTGAACGTAAATACTAACCTTGGTTATTTTGATAATATGATACCTTGTGGCATAAAAGGGAAAGCAGTTACATCTCTTAATGTAGAGCTTGGTGTTGCAGAAGTGAATATGAATGATGTAAGAGAAAAACTATTACATCACTTTTTAAATTTGTTTGAAGCTGAACTTAAAGGTTAGTTTACCTTATATATAAGGACACTATCTTCTTCGCCTTTTACGACAAACTCTAAATTATTGTCTGAATCCATATTTTCAAAATCAATTTGAGAATTACCATACACAGGGAAGTTAGGTCTTAGTATACCATTACTATCAAATAAATACACTTTATGAGACTGTGTGTCTGTAACACTCACGTAAATTTTATTATTAATATAAAATATCTGAGGTCTTGTATACAGCCCAAAATCTAACTCTATCGTTTTACCCTTTATAGTTAATTTATTTTCAGCTAAGCTTACAAATGTCTTGTTTGTACTTTCTATATAATGATCTTGTGGTAATCCTAGTTTTGTAATATTTAGTTTCCCTTTTTCTGAAATTTGCATTAGCTCACCATTTTCATTGGTATTGGCAAACGTGTTTTCATACTTATACCAATTATTATCTGAGATATCTAGATTGGTCTTAATAGAAACACGTTCTGTTCCAGTTCTACTTAAGATATTTAGCTTTCCAGAATTAGACATTACTAAGATGTAATCTCGGCTGCCAATTCTAATATGTTTAGGTTGTGTTACTATGGTCTTGTCTGCTTTGTCAAATTTAAATCCAGTAACACGTTTTGCGTCCTTATTATACATAAGCACAGAATTTCCTTGGGTTACTAGAAATCTGTATTTTCTGTTACGGTCATAATCGAATACAGCTAGTGGTTGAGTAATAGGATCCTTAAATTCTATTGGGAAACTTTCTACTTCTTTACCATTTCTATCTAAAACATATAATTTGTCTTGAGTAGTAAATGCAAGTTGGTATTTGCCATTTCTATATAAATCTACTTCTGTTATGTCTCCTAAAATTGCAGCACCAAGATTTTTTTTCCACTTTATTTTTCCTTTGTTCGATATAAGATAAAGGGTATTAGATACATCTTGCACTACAATGTCTCTGGTTTTGTTAGTGTGATTTTTGAAAAGCTTAGGCGTGTTCTGTAAACTAGCATCTAGTTTTACTGTTGCAACTTGAGAGATGCCATTAGATGATGACTTTGCACCAGCTTTTTCAATTATAGCGTGTACGTGTGCAAAATTACGCTCGTATATAAATTGAAGTGCAGCTAGCTTATGATCTTTAAATTTAACTTTCTCAGCAGATGATTTAAATTTTGAGTCCACGATATTAGGAAGCTTGTTTTTTAGCTCATCTGTATTTGTTACCATTAATATAGAGCTTTCATCACTCAAGCTTTTTGAAACATCTATGTAATAATCTTGTTCTCCTAAGATTGATTTGTTTTGGTAATTAGCGATAATGTTTTCAAGAGCTTCTGTATCCTTAGCAAAAAGGTAATAGTCTTTTATTCTTGTATAGTAATTTAATTCTTTAATAGTTATAAGAGGATTAAAAGCTTCAGTAAATATATTAGATGAGCTTAATTTGAAAATAGTAACATCTCTATAACTTTTTTCTTCATCTTGTTGGCTTATTAAAGCTTGTTCAGTTACATCAGGATCTAAAGAATGAACAATAACTATGCTCTGGTCATTATTATAAATTACTCCAACTTCATTTAAGGAGTTAAAAAAGGCTTCGTTTGAAACAGGGTTTAATGCTCTATCCTTAGCGTGATAAGTTTTTAAATTTTCTCTTAATATTTCAAAACTGTTATATGTAAAAGAGTAAAAGCCTGTAGCACTTAAAGGAGTAATTTTAGCGATGTGAGTTTCTTGAGGTTCTACACCTTTAAAAATGTCAAGAATTTTGGGAATAGAATCGTTAGTAATTGCTACACCATTTAACTGAAGTGTTTTTTGGCTTATTTCGAGATCTAGAGATAAGTTGGTGGTAAACTTTTCAATAGGGAGATTTTTAGTGTTTGAAAAGTAATCGTTGAATGCTGTATTAAAGTATGTTGTATTAATAAAAACTGAAGTGCCATCTCCGCTTGTGTCTATTAATTCCTTTAAATCCTGGTTCTTAATATTATTACTGTAATTTCTAATTGCATTCTCAATTAGCAATTTAGAGTTGCTGGCTATAAAAATACTGTCTAAAGTGGTGGCATAGGATACCGAGTTTTCTAAAGTGAGTTTTTTTATAGTCTTATTTGAGTAATCTTGACTTTCAATAGTTTTATTAGCTATGGAGTCTGTCTGTATTAAATTAGGTGAGTCTTTAGTGATAAACGTAAACCCAAATTCATTTTGACCGATTTTAGAAAATGATAGTAATGCGCTATTAGGCGTTTTAATATATTTTAAATTTTGTAAAACCTCCTTAGTATCTTGGTTGAGGTGAAAATCTGAATTGTCATAAATAAATTCATTATTCTGAAGATTAGAAGTAAAGATGTCTAAACTTTTAATGCTAAACACTATAGCGGCATCTTTAGGAGCGTAATGTGCCAGAGTTTCTGATTGAGATGTTTTCTTTGTACATCCTAGTATTGTAATACCTATTAATAGGAAAAGGTACTTTTTCATAGCAATTCAATTTTTACAAATGTAACAAGACCATCTGTATTTTAGTGAACAGACTATTTAAGATATTAAAAGTTAAATTGGTATTGTTCTGGTAATAGCCTAAAGCTTTTTCTATGATATTTTGAAGGGCCGTGAGTTCTTATAGCTTCTCTATGTTCTTTAGTTGGGTACCCCTTATTCTGTTTCCAATTGTACATCGGAAATTCTTCGTGTATTTTCTCCATATAGTTATCCCTATATGTTTTTGCTAATATAGATGCGCTAGCAATATTTAAATATTTGCCGTCACCTTTAATAATACATTTATAAGGAATATCATCACAAGGTTTAAACCTATTACCATCTACAGCTATATGTTCAGGTTTTGTTTGTAGACTTCTTATAGATTCCTGCATCCCTAAAATAGATGCATTAAGAATATTTATCTTATCTATAGTATCTATATCTATATGTATAACAGAAAATGAAACAGCTTCTGTTTCAATAATTGGTCTTAGTAAATCTCTTTGTTTATGAGTTAATTTTTTACTGTCATTTAAAACGGGATTATTGAAGTCTTGTGGAAGAATAACGGCTGCTGCTGTAACTGGACCTGCAAGACAACCTCTTCCAGCTTCGTCTGTGCCACACTCTATAACATCTAATAAGTATTGCGGTAATAACATGGGTGCTAAAGTATTAAAATAGATAAGGTCATAGCAAACAATTTATAAGAAATAGACTCGTTAAAAAAACATACTTTTGCTTCAGTAATATATATAATGAAACAACTTCTTCTACTTTCTGTTTTAATCACTTGGGCAACCACGGTAACTGCTCAAGATTTTATAGGTTCAGAAATAAATCCAACAGGCACTCAAAACAGGCAAAATAATAGTCAACAAACTGTAGTAGATAAAAGAGAGCGACCTCCAATTACAGATTATAAAATTATATCTGCGAAAAATGATACTACCTATGTAGATACAACCTTGTCTATATATAAGGACTATAAATGGAACTATTTACAAAAAGATGATTTTGAATTGCTCCCTTTTAATAATGTTGGCCAACCTTATACTAAATTGGGATATGAATTCAGTGATGTCTATATAGCACCAAAATTTGGTGCGAGAGCAAAACACTTTAATCATTATGAAGTAGAAGACATAAACTACTATAATGTTGCTACACCTTTTACAGAGTTGTATTTTAAAACCGTATTAGAACAAGGACAGAATTTAGATGCTTTATTTACATCTAATACGTCACCCCAATTTAATTTCTTTGTTGCCTATAAAGGATTAAGATCTTTAGGGAAGTACCAAAGCTCTTTAACTAGTGTTGGTAATTTAAGATTAGGCTTTAGTTATAATACTAAAAACAAAAGATACTATATAAAGAGTCATTTTGTAGCGCAAGACTACACCATAAATGAAAATGGAGGATTAACAGAAGAAGCTGTTCAGCAATATATAGACGAAATACAGGAATTTGATGATAGAAGTGTATTAGAGGTTAACTTTCAAGATGCCCAAAGTTTGATGGATTCCAGGCGATTTTATCTAGATCACAAATACTATATAATAAAATCCTCCGATTCAATACCAAACAATGAGGTATCTGTAGGACATAAAATGAATTTCACAGACAAAGAACTAGAGTATACTCAAGTTACACCTAGCTCACTTTTTGGAGACTCTTTTGAAACTACAGATTTACAAAACCTAACTGAATTTCAAGATATATATAATGAAGGTAGATTAACCTACTATAATAAAACATTAGGTGAATTTACAGTTAAGGCAGGTTATACAGACTTTAATTATGGTTATAATAGGACAGTAAACGTTGATAACACTTTTATAGCTAATAGGCTTTTGGGTGGAATACCTCAGGTAGGAGCAGAATACTTTAATACAATAGGGAAGTTTAAAGTGAAAGCGAACTTAATGACGAGTGTCTCTGGTGATACTAATGGTAATTATTTTTTAGCAGATGCTTCCTATAGTATAATTGATGAATTAAACATAGGTGCGACAATAAGCTCTAATGACCGATCTCCTAATTACACGTTTCAGTTATATCAAAGTGATTATATAAACTATAATTGGCAAAATGATTTTAGTAACGAGTCAATCCAAAATTTTGAAGTTAGATTACAATCTGATAAATACGGTAAGTTAACAGCCTCAAATACGATAATAGATAATTACACTTACTTCGGCTTAAACGAAGAAGACCAAGTTAAGCCAATACAGTATGATGAAACTGTAAGCTACTTAAGGATAAAATTTCAAAACAATTTTAATTTTGGCTATTTTGGATTAGCTAATACTATAATGTATCAAAATGTTTCAGATGGAGATACTGTATTTAATGTTCCAGAGGTTGTTTTAAGACACTCATTATATTATCAAGACTATTGGTTCAAAAAAGCACTATACCTTCAAGCTGGTTTTACAGGTAAATATTTTTCAGGTTTTAATGCCAATGGATATGATCCTGTACTTTCAGATTTTTTTGTTCAAAATGATGAAAGAATTGAAGGCTTTCCAGCAGTCGATTTCTTTTTTAATGCTAAAATAAGGCAGGCAAGAGTCTTTTTTAAGCTTGAAAACGCAAA
This region of Croceibacter atlanticus HTCC2559 genomic DNA includes:
- the lipB gene encoding lipoyl(octanoyl) transferase LipB is translated as MNKQITLQNLGLKDYKDTWDYQEQLFKEILDLKIRNRREDLELETPNYLLFVEHPHVYTLGKSGDFENLLVTEDYLKEIDATFYKINRGGDITYHGPGQIVGYPILDLENFFTDIHKYLRLLEEMVILTLKDYGITSERSKGETGVWLDVGTPFARKICAMGVRASRWVTMHGFALNVNTNLGYFDNMIPCGIKGKAVTSLNVELGVAEVNMNDVREKLLHHFLNLFEAELKG
- a CDS encoding putative porin — encoded protein: MKQLLLLSVLITWATTVTAQDFIGSEINPTGTQNRQNNSQQTVVDKRERPPITDYKIISAKNDTTYVDTTLSIYKDYKWNYLQKDDFELLPFNNVGQPYTKLGYEFSDVYIAPKFGARAKHFNHYEVEDINYYNVATPFTELYFKTVLEQGQNLDALFTSNTSPQFNFFVAYKGLRSLGKYQSSLTSVGNLRLGFSYNTKNKRYYIKSHFVAQDYTINENGGLTEEAVQQYIDEIQEFDDRSVLEVNFQDAQSLMDSRRFYLDHKYYIIKSSDSIPNNEVSVGHKMNFTDKELEYTQVTPSSLFGDSFETTDLQNLTEFQDIYNEGRLTYYNKTLGEFTVKAGYTDFNYGYNRTVNVDNTFIANRLLGGIPQVGAEYFNTIGKFKVKANLMTSVSGDTNGNYFLADASYSIIDELNIGATISSNDRSPNYTFQLYQSDYINYNWQNDFSNESIQNFEVRLQSDKYGKLTASNTIIDNYTYFGLNEEDQVKPIQYDETVSYLRIKFQNNFNFGYFGLANTIMYQNVSDGDTVFNVPEVVLRHSLYYQDYWFKKALYLQAGFTGKYFSGFNANGYDPVLSDFFVQNDERIEGFPAVDFFFNAKIRQARVFFKLENANSILLGNNNFTAPNYPYRDFVVRFGIVWDFFL
- a CDS encoding ribonuclease HII; the protein is MLLPQYLLDVIECGTDEAGRGCLAGPVTAAAVILPQDFNNPVLNDSKKLTHKQRDLLRPIIETEAVSFSVIHIDIDTIDKINILNASILGMQESIRSLQTKPEHIAVDGNRFKPCDDIPYKCIIKGDGKYLNIASASILAKTYRDNYMEKIHEEFPMYNWKQNKGYPTKEHREAIRTHGPSKYHRKSFRLLPEQYQFNF
- a CDS encoding YqaE/Pmp3 family membrane protein; amino-acid sequence: MGFFRVLLSILFPPLAVIDKGCGSILIVFLLTLCGWIPGVIAALVILNNPNR
- a CDS encoding zinc-dependent metalloprotease, encoding MKKITLFVLLCCFVFSGFSQENLWQLVEASKIEQSSQFLRRSNPTKFSLYTLNLNSLSNTLSKTHLSKAKDVLLKFPLADGNFETFRVTENSNFQDGLQASHPNIRAYKGVSLKNKSTIINFSVSPTMGLNAMITSGKFGSFYIDTYTKDKATYMAYERQNLPAPDEAFQCEVIGNSALNQLPNSSSSKNANDGVLRNYRLALACTGEYAQFHLDAAGIPITDITTPDSEKKAVVLEAMNVSMTRVNGIYERDISIHMDIVDNNEDIIFLNFATDPYVNEDGVSMLATNQATCDGIIGEENYDIGHVYSTGGGGVAFLGVPCSLQKAGGVTGLPEPTGDPYWVDYVSHEMGHQFGANHTQNNDCQRNGSTSMEPGSASTILGYAGICAPNVQTNSDAHFHAISIDEIWNYVNTQDCEVQTPTGNTAPQAIAPADFTIPASTPFQLDAIGIDSDNDELTYCWEQIDEEIGEVMPPDPTNTLGPMFRSLPPTTERTRFMPDMLTVMQGLSANIWEVVPSVNRTMEFRVTVRDNAPNGASSASDDVIVTVDSSSGPFIITSQNTETTWEPGSSQTITWDVANTDQAPINTTNVNILFSEDDGITFPTTLASNVPNDGSQDITAPNLLTTTARVKIVPVGNSYFDVNDAPITIDGVLATTDINENFGTTIYPNPSTGNFTVQFNPLAKQDISIALIDIRGRLITTKHFSHQESFNRTLNFSQASKGVYFIKITNGDYQITEKIVIK